The following proteins are encoded in a genomic region of Cryptococcus neoformans var. neoformans JEC21 chromosome 2 sequence:
- a CDS encoding expressed protein, translated as MASSQKKPQKRKSAAADSLVHVSVGDSSRGSGPAFVNFPSVKPSKKIPFTMYTRDAATTADLTKQHTLIAGETEDVEFFSTNRDRSNNPEGVDCQYLPAVYDPSTRTVHVHPSAPLYLVAHRAKRLRTVPLTVPPDQAAKAQWRTQRNDLGETFGTRKAKAQIKSEEKNRVDAGAMKDVKGHLMESIGELEEENDSVAPSEFIPNPNTDTADPTEVYTRESIITTQEWAAIDASRLLAIEDDKERASALPYKRSSWLQYKSRAVANIKDKTARKTQMKYLYYLSCLLTLLDFSPRLSKTPVHKLAPAFPQVPRQIIDGMLSRFAEPNGLKHNVTEKTKTKLLVWICLLYLILEGYSVEVAKVAKELKMEPAKVATLYKQLGCNVKLASPAEREAQGITLAQANAARRAVLVAPVRFPKLKRRGPVKR; from the exons ATGGCATCCTCCCAGAAAAAGCCACAAAAACGCAAGTCTGCTGCAGCAGACTCCCTCGTCCACGTGTCTGTTGGCGACTCGTCTAGAGGGTCAGGCCCCGCTTTTG TCAACTTTCCCTCAGTAAAGCCTTCCAAGAAAATCCCTTTCACAATGTATACCCGAGACGCCGCTACCACTGCCGATTTGACAAAACAACACACCCTTATTGCCGGTGAAACAGAAGACGTTGAGTTCTTCAGTACAAATAGGGACCGATCCAACAATCCCGAAGGCGTAGACTGCCA GTATCTTCCGGCTGTCTATGACCCATCAACCCGAACAGTCCACGTACACCCATCTGCTCCACTCTATCTCGTCGCCCACCGTGCTAAACGACTTCGTACCGTTCCGCTGACTGTCCCACCCGATCAAGCTGCTAAGGCTCAATGGCGTACCCAACGTAACGATCTTGGTGAAACCTTCGGCACGCGAAAAGCTAAGGCTCAAATCAAGAGCGAAGAGAAGAACAGAGTTGATGCAGGTGCTATGAAGGATGTTAAGGGTCACTTGATGGAAAGCATTGGAGAGCTCGAAGAGGAGAACGACTCAGTCGCTCCTAGCGAGTTTATCCCGAACCCTAACACTGACACCGCGGATCCCACCGAAGTCTACACTCGCGAGTCCATAATTACTACACAAGAATGGGCCGCGATCGATGCTTCACGTTTGTTGGCGATCGAGGACGATAAAGAGAGGGCGAGTGCTCTTCCTTACAAGCGAAGCTCATGGCTCCAATACAAGAGTAGAGCAGTGGCCAATATCAAGGATAAGACCGCTCGAAAAACTCAAAT GAAATATCTATACTACCTTTCCTGCCTTTTAACGCTCCTTGATTTTAGCCCTCGTCTCTCCAAAACTCCCGTCCACAAACTCGCCCCCGCTTTCCCCCAAGTCCCTCGCCAAATCATTGACGGCATGCTGAGTCGTTTTGCGGAGCCTAACGGTCTCAAGCACAATGTGACAGAAAAGACCAAGACCAAGCTTCTCGTGTGGATCTGTTTGTTATATCTGATCCTTGAAGGTTATTCGGTTGAGGTTGCGAAGGTCGCAAAGGAATTAAAGATGGAGCCTGCCAA GGTCGCCACTCTCTACAAACAGCTCGGTTGCAACGTTAAGCTTGCCTCTCCTGCTGAGCGTGAAGCACAGGGTATCACTCTCGCTCAGGCTAACGCAGCTCGTCGTGCTGTCCTCGTTGCCCCTGTCAGATTCCCCAAGCTCAAACGACGCGGCCCTGTCAAGCGCTGA
- a CDS encoding DNA-directed RNA polymerase, putative gives MSQPISKLDNPSTLLQSVSSNAVHEKITILPGHEPDYSACTFALWQEDHTLGNALRWIIMKDPEVEFCGYTAPHPSEPKIHLRIQMYENQSAVDCLRRALSNLRDLLNAVNDSYTSSLQNDDYVREDDYDVKAAVDETLKERGFAVEEDDRMDVS, from the exons ATGTCCCAACCCATCTCCAAGCTTGACAATCCAAGTACTCTCCTTCAATCTGTCTCCTCAAATGCCGTTCACGAAAAGATCACTATA TTACCAGGACATGAACCCGATTACTCAGCTTGTACTTTTGCTCTCtggcaagaagatcatACTCTTGGAAATGCTTTGCGATGGATTATCATGAAGGA CCCCGAGGTGGAGTTTTGTGGCTACACAGCTCCTCACCCGTCAGAACCCAAGATTCATCTGCGAATTCAAATGTACG AGAACCAATCCGCCGTGGACTGCTTACGGAGAGCTCTCTCCAACTTGCGTGATCTTCTCAATGCTGTGAACGATTCTTATACTTCCAGTTTACA AAATGACGATTACGTGCGGGAGGATGACTACGACGTAAAAGCGGCTGTCGACGAGACAttgaaagaaagaggattcgctgttgaggaggatgatagGATGGATGTTTCATGA
- a CDS encoding expressed protein: MINISYYTLPLVHLQTLGASIRFATRRLGFRNNVNPRQVLDDMEKSGKVKPKTLEKLRRRQAAHENCFENEAIFIGAVIAGNQVGLSTKYMNIMSVSYFLLRCIYIWMYINFADQKKSYWRTIVYWTSNFCFLTTFVKCGLKLNAGD, translated from the exons ATGATCAATATCTCTTATTACACCCTTCCCCtcgtccatctccaaactctTGGGGCTTCCATCCGATTTGCTACCCGACGATTGGGTTTCCGCAACAATGTTAACCCTCGTCAAGTGCTTGATGATATGGAAAAGTCTGGCAAGGTGAAACCCAAGACTTTGGAAAAGCTCAGAAGGAGGCAAGCAGCCCACGAGAACTGCTTTGAGAATGAGGCGATCTTTATCGGAGCCGTC ATCGCTGGTAACCAGGTAGGGCTTTCGACCAAGTACATGAACATCATGTCCGTGTCATACTTTCTGCTTCGATGTATCTACA TCTGGATGTACATTAATTTTGCAGATCAAAAGAAATCGTATTGGAGGACGATTGTCTATTGGACCAGCAACT TTTGCTTCCTCACCACATTCGTCAAGTGCGGCCTCAAGTTGAACGCTGGCGATTAG
- a CDS encoding heterokaryon incompatibility protein HET-C, putative → MAKTALLLLLVALVTLSFTPGVYAFGAGNIPSFSYLEEKAFRHGDIEDIIANLFKAAGGGFLSRGTKFTPLDVKRVYFGNWLRDYSQAVDVGSLKKTNLQTIINIVMVLGFMAHGYATGEFEVTKDRLGCYLPTEHIDNPKGYADGEDARQYDSRLRGPVDPRELEIDPRTGMKNYIANENGGWATSKALVRQRLQECIHYGRQYRSNNNKSDLYEAFQLLGRALHTLEDFTAHSNWCELALISFGYTNVFPHIGQNVKVRAPNGRDVYPLVTGTFGGADFIHSLMGEATDHLSQASVSDLSKQMTNARSVSEGQSSSADTLRQLFFSIPGGEGDSMTRDLEGIQNMRAGQPGGVDPSTMSPQELHQTIWQILSFRDSVMKKIENTIDRIPGLSGLVEKISNSVSVFIITTLEPFVKPLLGTATEALGQSSQAVIDSHDQYEVWNDRNASDPTHSFLSKDHFGLLLNQPAGEIARIVVEHTVNLVVKAWDDNNINPSQVTETALEALFHPDFASGHSQIQKQMLDKMREWINSTGSNKNEILHRLTSDMVKQGKNRRIGDTSATTGHVHNQLLPEGGLQQVIAQQNVHVPGASVLNAGQDLMSGKMPWDQGFGSGGAHAWRDVDPSNPSAPSGGYNAPTNYNSQPSYNSQPSHTYEQSYSGQPTYTTHSQASYGAPTMPQSYQSPSPQNHNSQPSYGNQGDGSGYPGQQYRHDRPGHHQPPHHGGYGAPPQGEYGTPYGGPHGGPPHGGPHQSHGGSPQPPYGQQPPYGGQSQNQWAQRPSYQGPPGGW, encoded by the exons ATGGCAAAAACGGCCCTTCTTTTGCTACTCGTGGCACTCGTCACCCTATCATTCACTCCCGGTGTCTACGCGTTCGGAGCTG GAAacattccttccttttcataccttgaagaaaaggcttTTAGGCATGGTGATATTGAAGACATCATTGCAAATTTGTTCAAAGCCGCTGGTGGCGGTTTCCTCTCCAGAGGTACCAAGTTTACGCCACTGGATGTTAAGCGTGTCTATTT TGGAAACTGGCTTCGAGACTACAGTCAAGCTGTAGACGTTGGCTCTCTCAAGAAAACCAATCTTCAAACGATCATCAACATTGTCATGGTTTTGGGTTTTATGGCACACGGTTATGCTACTGGCGAGTTTGAAGTCACCAAGGACCGACTCGGCTGCTACCTTCCGACTGAGCATATTGACAACCCTAAGGGATATGCCGATGGCGAAGACGCTAGGCAGTATGACAGTCGATTGCGGGGACCGGTGGATCCCAGGGAGCTCGAAATTGACCCCCGGACCGGAATGAAGAATTACATTGCAAACG AGAACGGGGGCTGGGCAACTTCGAAAGCTCTCGTGAGGCAGAGGCTACAAGAGTGTATTCATTATGGTCGACAGTACAGGTCGAACAATAACAAGTCCGACCTGTACGAAGCCTTCCAGCTTCTCGGACGTGCATTGCACACTCT TGAGGACTTCACTGCCCACTCTAACTGGTGCGAGCTTG CCCTCATTTCCTTCGGTTACACCAACGTTTTTCCCCACATTGGACAGAATGTGAAGGTACGGGCTCCTAATGGGCGTGATGTGTACCCTCTTGTAACAGGCACATTCGGTGGTGCTGATTTCATCCATTCTTTGATGGGTGAAGCGACGGACCATCTTTCGCAG GCATCTGTTTCCGACCTTAGCAAGCAGATGACCAATGCTCGTTCCGTATCCGAGGGTCAAAGTAGCTCCGCCGACACTCTTCGCCAACTTTTCTTCAGCATTCCGGGCGGTGAAGGAGACAGCATGACTCGTGATTTGGAGGGTATTCAAAACATGCGAGCAGGTCAACCCGGCGGTGTCGATCCTAGCACAATGAGCCCTCAAGAGCTCCATCAGACCATCTGGCAGATTCTGAGCTTCAGGGACTCAgtaatgaagaagattgaa AACACCATCGATCGAATCCCAGGCCTTTCCGGTCTCGTTGAAAAGATTTCAAACTCTGTTTctgtcttcatcatcaccaccctcgAACCGTTTGTCAAGCCTCTTTTGGGTACCGCTACAGAGGCTCTTGGTCAGTCCTCTCAAGCTGTCATCGACTCACATGACCAATACGAAGTCTGGAATGATCGAAATGCTTCCGACCCCACtcactctttcctttccaag GATCACTTTGgtctccttctcaatcaACCCGCCGGTGAAATCGCCCGAATTGTCGTGGAACACACTGTCAACCTTGTCGTCAAGGCTTGGGACGATAACAACATCAATCCCAGCCAGGTTACTGAGACAGCCCTTGAAGCTTTGTTCCATCCAGACTTTGCCAGTGGGCATT CCCAAATTCAGAAGCAAATGCTCGATAAGATGCGTGAATGGATAAACAGCACCGGCTCCAACAAGAATGAGATCTTGCACCGACTCACTTCCGACATGGTAAAGCAGGGTAAGAATCGCCGAATCGGTGATACCTCCGCAACCACGGGGCATGTCCACAATCAGCTTCTGCCTGAGGGTGGACTGCAGCAGGTGATCGCTCAACAAAACGTTCATGTACCTGGTGCAAGCGTACTCAACGCTGGGCAGGATTTGATGTCTGGAAAGATG CCTTGGGAccaaggatttggaagtGGTGGTGCTCATGCCTGGCGTGATGTGGATCCCAGTAATCCTAGTGCTCCATCTGGAGGGTATAACGCTCCGACGAATTACAATTCTCAGCCATCCTACAACTCTCAACCTTCCCACACTTACGAGCAATCCTACAGTGGTCAACCCACTTACACTACTCATTCCCAAGCCTCTTACGGTGCCCCGACTATGCCCCAGTCTTATCAgtcaccttctccccaaAATCACAACTCTCAGCCGTCTTATGGCAATCAAGGCGACGGCTCTGGTTATCCAGGGCAGCAGTATCGCCATGACAGGCCTGGTCACCATCAACCACCTCACCATGGTGGCTATGGAGCGCCACCTCAAGGCGAATATGGTACACCATATGGTGGGCCTCATGGTGGACCGCCTCATGGTGGCCCTCACCAGTCTCATGGAGgatctcctcaacctccttaTGGGCAACAGCCTCCCTATGGAGGTCAGTCTCAAAATCAATGGGCACAACGCCCTTCTTATCAGGGACCTCCAGGTGGATGGTAA
- a CDS encoding damaged DNA binding protein, putative — MSDRAGFTLSIFAIDVSPPMGELKADPSGSGKVSKLSLAKEYVARQIQSKILSGRKTEVIGLVSFGGRTNNQAYNSGLEEGMENELYRAVSSDVACQTAKAKALEVLMNLEEGKHAGNPVSALMVGLDMIQSWKVTKQWSVDLTLITDGETAFEQDEYEEAIDRLEQLQVILRVLGIDFQPISQAVDKSKSRNKRLSEKFWRVFTSTLQGRLEQSSNPRLYPALKVFDDSLEAARSPQVATVNSTLSGIDLHIGSLDVGRDEAIVIPVRYSKATAKASAPTFSKAWKPAMDLQMPMRSTADGISLSNPLISGLLNQSQSQGKNPPSTEEMAGMISAEVKQHHSYVIKKPEINASGNRISTQASGLEPSEQVDENENEEEDDEEYVDKEDVVKAWKFGSTWVPVPEKTFTTLDTSKGIEVLGFFPVENIRRYHLIGEARYVWPDLLSPKAQIQFSALVEAMHDRKMCAVTRWVLKDRGEPTMGACVPVIENKGPDEEGKPSILPYMYWLKLPFAEDERTFRFPSLTTIKTNTGKILTEHPLLPTKEQSLLMDELVLGMDLDEYAREGKRKTQENEEQDVDEQMDEQGQDVTWFKPWEAVNPVIHRIKEAVFHASLTPDLDKDPLGPPHPELTKYFETPSELAEKVKDVTERLKEVLDIKKVPEKRKRRKAQKEELGEDEGFINEDELFAEPTETKPTTKTELQTQTSSQPTTAAPIQDQSKPKPGRLISNGSPIDDFNRVIQVGDVFRKAIQDMNEVVKENVESSFSRQNFAGAIDCLKLMRSTALGYEEVETYNNCIDSLEQTVKARGFKHPDFWDYFKSAGKSVSKISEEEAEAAMEDFE, encoded by the exons ATGTCTGACAGAGCCGGCTTCACCCTCTCAATCTTTGCCATCGATGTCTCGCCTCCTATGGGCGAGCTCAAAGCCGATCCTTCTGGGTCAGGCAAGGTGTCCAAGTTGAGCCTCGCCAAAGAGTACGTAGCAAGACAAATACAGTCAAAA ATACTAAGTGGAAGGAAAACGGAGGTCATCGGTCTTGTCAGCTTCGGAGGTC GCACCAACAACCAAGCGTATAATTCTGGTCTTGAGGAAGGTATGGAAAATGAGCTATATAGAGCAGTGTCATCGGACGTGGCTTGTCAAACCGCCAAGGCCAAAGCTTTGGAGGTGTTGATGaatcttgaagaaggaaaacaTGCTGGTAATC CTGTGTCTGCCCTCATGGTGGGTTTAGATATGATACAATCCTGGAAGGTCACAAAGCAATGGTCGGTTGACTTGACACTGATCACGGACG GAGAAACTGCGTTTGAACAGGATGAGTATGAAGAAGCTATTGACAGGCTAGAGCAACTGCAGGTCATCCTCCGGGTACT TGGCATTGATTTTCAACCCATTTCACAAGCAGTAGATAAAAGTAAATCTCGAAATAAA CGGCTCTCAGAGAAATTCTGGCGTGTCTTCACCTCTACGCTGCAGGGGCGTCTGGAGCAATCATCCAATCCGCGACTCTACCCTGCCTTGAAAGTTTTTGACGACTCCCTGGAAGCAGCTCGTAGCCCACAGGTTGCCACTGTCAATAGCACCCTTAGTGGCATAGATCTACACATCGGCTCCTTGGATGTTGGCCGGGATGAAGCCATCGTTATCCCCGTTAGATACAGCAAGGCTACCGCCAAAGCTTCAGCACCTACATTCTCAAAAGCGTGGAAGCCAGCCATGGATTTGCAAATGCCCATGCGCTCTACGGCCGATGGTATCTCACTGTCGAATCCATTAATCTCTGGGCTACTCAACCAGTCGCAGTCGCAGGGCAAAAATCCACCCAGTACCGAGGAAATGGCGGGGATGATCTCGGCTGAAGTCAAGCAGCATCACTCATATGTGATCAAAAAGCCGGAGATTAATGCCTCAGGCAATCGAATTAGCACTCAAGCAAGTGGTCTTGAACCTTCTGAACAGGTagatgaaaatgaaaatgaggaagaagatgacgaagaatACGTCGATAAAGAGGATGTGGTCAAGGCATGGAAGTTTGGATCTACATGGGTTCCTGTGCCCGAGAAAACCTTCACGACGCTCGACACTAGTAAGGGCATTGAAGTACTTGGGTTTTTCCCTGTGGAAAAC ATACGAAGATATCATCTCATCGGTGAAGCACGATATGTCTGGCCTGATCTGCTCTCTCCAAAAGCTCAAATTCAGTTCTCAGCGTTGGTTGAAGCAATGCACGATCGGAAGATGTGTGCAGTGACGAG ATGGGTCCTGAAGGACAGGGGTGAGCCAACCATGGGTGCCTGCGTACCAGTCATTGAAAACAAAGGACccgatgaagaaggaaagccCAGCATATTGCCGTACATGTACTGGCTGAAA CTGCCTTTTGCCGAAGACGAACGCACCTTCCGTTTCCCATCACTGACCACCATTAAGACCAACACTGGCAAGATTTTAACGGAACATCCCCTCTTGCCTACTAAGGAACAAAGTCTGCTGATGGATGAATTGGTTCTGGGTATGGATCTGGATGAATATGCaagagaggggaagagaaagaccCAGGAAAATGAGGAACAGGATGTGGACGAACAGATGGACGAACAAGG CCAAGATGTTACTTGGTTTAAACCATGGGAAGCGGTGAACCCTGTCATTCATCGAATCAAAGAGGCTGTTTTCCACGCGTCCCTCACCCCCGATCTTGACAAAGATCCGCTTGGACCGCCCCATCCTGAACTTACCAAGTACTTTGAAACGCCGTCAGAACTTGCTGAAAAGGTGAAAGACGTGACAGAGCGATTGAAAGAGGTTCTAGATATCAAGAAAGTCCcggagaaaaggaagaggcggaaggcgcagaaggaagaactAGGTGAAGACGAAGGATT TATCAATGAAGATGAACTCTTCGCTGAACCGACCGAGACAAAACCCACTACCAAGACCGAACTTCAGACTCAAACGTCGTCCCAGCCCACAACCGCAGCTCCTATTCAAGACCAAAGCAAGCCAAAGCCGGGCAGACTTATCAGTAATGGTAGTCCGATTGACGATTTCAACCGCGTGATTCAGGTCGGAGATGTTTTTCGCAAGGCCATTCAGGATATGAATGAAGTGGTAAAGGAAAATGTGGAGAGCAGTTTCTCAAGGCAAAACTTTGCTGGAGCAATCGATTGCTTAAAGTTGATGAGGTCTACCGCGCTTGGGTACGAGGAAGTGGAAACGTATAATAA CTGCATTGATTCTCTTGAGCAAACTGTTAAGGCTAGAGGTTTCAAGCATCCTGATTTCTGGGACT ATTTTAAGTCAGCCGGTAAATCTGTTAGTAAGAtttcggaagaagaggccGAGGCAGCCATGGAGGATTTTGAATAA
- a CDS encoding expressed protein — MADIKHIADLVGIKDQETLHEFADTIQAFLRSHNLPALPDVSSSKTLSLERLSPVHYLILEHLSYLAPAKYLVLSRYHYKRLIPSIYRHVTINTNILDACEENYGRMFQLLGHIETLKFSDLTALKNICSLKDDWLYSRLFHNTKRIEIDTQMLRVYNNDYNLGPSGSLSVTLGDKFEELVFRFTQVPKKTFRLPRQAFDNILGRQPDIVTLIFAIPYKHCNSWSTLLEYVPDYLEGCEPGKSCKVVFDIPKGKRKDLRGNVTMTVARHIMRHLRSQGARQVGWKIEYHVTAAEEFGAVIWQVLTEMMPNDAALGDFLGERCEFVELDREKFQFKRGVL, encoded by the coding sequence ATGGCAGATATCAAGCACATTGCTGACTTGGTGGGCATCAAAGACCAAGAGACTCTCCACGAATTCGCAGACACCATCCAAGCCTTTCTCCGCTCACACAACCTACCAGCACTTCCTGACgtttcatcctccaagaCCCTGTCTCTCGAACGTCTCTCTCCAGTCCACTATCTCATCCTCGAACATCTATCGTACCTGGCCCCTGCCAAGTACCTTGTTCTCTCTCGATATCATTACAAACGTTTAATTCCCAGCATCTACCGCCACGTCACCATTAACACCAACATCCTTGATGCCTGCGAGGAGAACTACGGTCGTATGTTCCAACTTCTTGGACATATTGAGACCCTCAAGTTTTCAGACTTGACGGCCCTGAAGAATATTTGCTCCCTCAAAGATGACTGGCTGTATAGCAGGCTGTTTCATAACACGAAACGAATAGAAATTGACACCCAGATGCTTCGCGTGTACAACAATGATTACAACCTCGGTCCTTCTGGTAGTCTTTCTGTTACGCTGGGCGACAAGTTTGAGGAACTTGTCTTTCGATTCACTCAAGTACCAAAGAAGACATTTCGCCTCCCACGCCAAGCGTTCGACAATATCCTTGGTCGACAGCCAGACATTGTCACTCTTATCTTTGCTATCCCTTACAAGCATTGTAACTCCTGGTCAACACTTTTAGAGTATGTACCAGATTACCTGGAAGGCTGTGAGCCTGGTAAATCCTGTAAAGTGGTATTCGATATACCCAAAGGAAAACGAAAAGATCTTCGAGGCAACGTGACAATGACCGTCGCTAGACACATCATGAGGCACCTCCGTTCACAGGGCGCAAGGCAGGTGGGATGGAAAATAGAATATCATGTTACGGCTGCGGAGGAGTTTGGTGCTGTGATCTGGCAAGTCTTGACCGAGATGATGCCAAATGATGCAGCGCTTGGAGATTTCTTGGGAGAACGTTGTGAATTTGTCGAGTTGGACCGCGAAAAGTTCCAGTTCAAGAGAGGGGTCCTCTAA